The Pseudomonas sp. FP198 genomic interval CTGCACCGGGCCGCGCTCGACCAGCGTCAGGACGAACTCGCCCTGTTCCAGGCTGATGAAAAAATTGGTGTTTTCGCTGCCGGCGGCGATCCCCTGGAAATCAAGCAGGCGGCCGAGCCCGTAAGGGGCGAGAAAGGTTTCCAGCTCGGGCCGAGCCAGGGGCGTGAACACAGACATGGTTAGAACTGCCAGTACGGGCGCCCTTCAGCGGGCGCCGGTTGAAGTCGCGAGCGGTATCACCACTCAAAGATTTTCCACGAGGGGATCAGCATATCCGGCTGGTCCGAGCGGATGAAGTTTGCATCAGTGCCGTCGGCGCGTACCAGGAAATAAGGCTTGCCGTTCTTGGGCGTGACCTTGATCGCGTACAAAAAGCCGTTTTGCCGATATTCCTGAATGGTTTTATCGCCTTCGGTGCGGATGGTGACATCCGGGTCCGCCGAGGGCGCGTCATCCGCCGCCATGACGGCCAACGGTGTGAATGCAAACAAGCCAGCCAGTAACAGGCGATTTAGTGTACGCATGATAACCTTGTCCCTTTGTCGTCAACGGTCCCGCTATTCTAGCCCCGGACCCGCCGAAAAGGTTGATCCTGCTCATGAGCCAAGCCCCCCTCGTCCTGGTGGACGGTTCTTCTTATCTGTACCGCGCCTTTCACGCGCTGCCACCGCTGACCACGTCCAAAGGCCTGCCGACCGGTGCGGTCAAGGGCGTGCTGAACATGCTCAAGAGCCTGCGCAAGCAGTATCCGGACAGTCCGTTCGCGGTGGTCTTCGACGCGAAGGGTGGGACGTTTCGCGATGCGCTGTACGCCGAATACAAGGCCAATCGCCCGAGCATGCCCGACGACATGCGCGTGCAGATCGAGCCGCTGCACGCCAGCGTCAAGGCCCTTGGCTTCCCCTTGTTGTGCGTGGACAACGTCGAAGCCGACGACGTGATCGGCACCCTGGCCCGCAGCAGCGCCGCGGCCGACCGCCCGGTGGTGATTTCCACCGGCGACAAGGACATGGCGCAGCTGGTCGACGGGCACATTACCTTGGTCAACACGATGACCGGTAGCTCGCTGGACGTGGCTGGCGTGAAGGAGAAGTTTGGCGTCGCTCCGGAGCAGATCATCGATTATCTGGCGTTGATGGGCGATTCGTCCGACAACATCCCGGGCGTTCCGGGCATCGGGCCGAAGACCGCATCCGGCCTGCTGGTGGGCGTCAATGGCGGTCTGACCGAGCTGTATGCGCAACTGGATATCGTGGCCACGCTGCCGATTCGCGGTGCCAAGACCCTGGCCGCCAAGCTGGAAGAGCACAAGGAAATGGCGTTTCTTTCCTACGAGCTGGCGACCATCAAGACCGACGTCCCCCTGGATATCGGCCTCGACGACCTGCAGATGGGCACGCCGGATCACGAGAAACTCGCCGAGCTGTACACCCTGCTGGAATTCAAGAGCTGGTTCGAAGACAACCAGCGCGACGCCAAGCGGGCCGGGCAGGAAATCGTTGAAGTCGCTGATGAGCCGGCGGCGGACGTCGAGAAGCGGTATGACCTTATCCTCGACCAGGCGAGCTTCGACGCTTGGCTGGCCAAGCTTGAAAAGGCACCGCTGTTTTCCCTGGTCACGCAAACCAACGGTGGCGACGCCCAACATTCGCAACTGGTGGGGTTGTCATTCGCGGTTGCGCCGTTTGAAGCGGCTTACCTGCCGCTGACGCATTCCTACATGGGCGTGCCGGAGCAACTGGACCGCGACACCGTGCTCAAGGCGCTCAAGCCATTGCTGGAAAACCCGGACAAACTCAAGGTCGGCCAGCACGCCAAGTTTGAAATCAACATCCTGGCCAATTGCGCTATCGATGGTGATCAGAACAACGGCATCCTGGTGCAGGGCATCGCTTTCGACACCATGCTTGAATCCTATGTGCTCGATTCCACGGCGACTCGTCACGACATGGACAGCCTGGCGCTGAAATACCTGGGTCAAAGCAAGACCGATATCCAGGACATTGCCGGCAAAGGCGTCAAGCAGCTGAGTTTCGATCAGATCTCCCTCGAACTTGCCGGCCAATACGCCGCTGAGGATGCTGACGTGACCTTCCGCCTGCACCAGGCCTTGCAGGAAAAACTCGCCGTCACGCCAAGCCTGGGCAAGGTGCTCAACGAGATCGAAATGCCGTTGATGCCGGTCCTGGCGCGTATCGAGCGCCAAGGGGCGTTGGTCGATGCCAACCTGCTGGGCGCCCAGAGTGTCGAGCTGGGCGAGAAGCTGGTGGCACTGGAGCGTGAGGCATTTGCCATCGCTGGTGAGGAATTCAACCTCGGCTCACCGAAGCAATTGGGCGTGATCCTTTACGAAAAACTCGGTTTGCCGGTGCTCAGCAAGACCGCCAAGGGCCAGGCGTCGACTGCCGAAGCAGTGCTCGCCGAACTGGCCGAGCAGGATTATCCGCTGCCCAAGGTGCTGATGCAGTACCGCTCGCTGAGCAAGCTCAAGAGCACTTACACCGATCGCCTGCCGGAGCAGATCAACAGCCGCACCGGGCGCATTCATACGTCTTATCAACAGGCTGTGGCCGCCACCGGACGTCTTTCGTCCATTGACCCGAACCTGCAGAACATCCCGATCCGTACCGCCGAAGGGCGGCGGATTCGCCAGGCATTTGTCGCGCCGAAAGGCTACAAGCTGCTGGCAGCGGACTACTCGCAGATCGAACTGCGGATCATGGCCCACCTGGCCAAGGACGCAGGGCTGCTCCATGCGTTTCGCAACGATCTGGACGTGCACCGCGCCACCGCTGCGGAGGTCTTCGGGGTCGAGCTGGACGCCGTCAGCCATGACCAGCGCCGTAGCGCCAAGGCGATCAACTTCGGCTTGATCTATGGCATGAGCGCGTTCGGCCTCGCCAAGCAGATCGGCGTCGATCGCAAGCAGTCCCAGGCTTACATCGACCGCTACTTCGCGCGTTACCCAGGGGTCTTGGAGTACATGGAGCGCACCCGCGCCCAGGCCGCCGAGCAAGGCTTCGTCGAGACCATCTTCGGGCGCCGGTTGTACCTGCCGGACATCAATGCGAAAAACCCTGCCCTGCGCAAAGGCGCCGAGCGCACCGCGATCAACGCGCCGATGCAGGGTACGGCCGCCGACATCATCAAGAAAGCCATGGTGGCCGTCGATGGCTGGCTGGCGACGTCAGGGCTGGATGCGAAGGTCATCCTGCAGGTACACGACGAATTGGTGCTGGAGGTGCGTGAAGACCTGGTCGACCAGGTGAGCGCGGAAATCCGCCAGCACATGAGCGCCGCCGCCACGTTGGACGTGCCGCTGCTGGTGGAGGTGGGCGTGGGCAATAACTGGGACGAGGCGCACTGATCCCCAGTCCCGTGGACGGCCTATGTGGTGAGGAGCTTGCTCCCCTCACCTCAGGGTTGGGTGTCGGTTGACCTGTTTGCAATAAATGGGAGATTGCCATCGCGAGCAAGCTCGCTCCCACACGGGTTTGGATTAAGCCGGATACCCTAGCCCGACACCGACCCACTGTGGGAGCGAGCTTGCTCGCGATGGCGTCAGCCCAGCCAATCCATGCCACGTTGAGGCGCTGCAAACCCAGGTACGGCATCGTCAGTTCTGAGAATGCCAACGATTATTACCAAAAATAATCTGAACTAAACCCGTGAATTGCTACTCAGAGATTCTGAATGGCTGGTGAAGCCCTTCAATGCTCCTATGTTGTGTTAAGTGTTGGCAGATATCTGGACCCCGCCCTAGCGGTCCGGAACTTGGACCCCGAACTTCCCCCTCCCCATACGAAGTCCGGGGTTTTTTTTGCCTGCGATTTGGCCTACTCGGCCGTTTCGCTGCCCTTGTCCGCCAATTCCATCCAGTCCGCCAGCACCGTGTAGGCCTCTTCCAGACCCATGCGCTTGGGCGCGGAGAACAGCTGGATGGTGATCGTGTCGCCCCAGCCCTTGCGAATTTCCGACTGCACTTTGAGCAGGGTGTTTTTCGCTGCGCCGTAGGTGAGTTTGTCGGCCTTGGTCAACAGGATGTGCATCGGCATGCCGCTGGCAACGGCCCAATCGAGCATCAGCAGGTCGAAGTCGGTCATTGGATGGCGGATGTCCATCATCAGGATCAGACCTTTCAAACTCTCACGGCTGCCCAGGTAGGCTTCCAGGTGGCGCTGCCAATGTTGCTTGAGCGGGATCGGCACTTTTGCGTAGCCATAACCGGGCAGGTCGACCAAACGGCGTTCATCGTCTAGCTTGAAGAAGTTCAAGAGTTGCGTGCGGCCCGGGGTTTTCGAGGTGCGTGCGAGGCTGGCATGGGTCAGGGTGTTCAGCGCGCTGGATTTACCGGCGTTGGAACGCCCGGCAAA includes:
- a CDS encoding DUF2782 domain-containing protein; the protein is MRTLNRLLLAGLFAFTPLAVMAADDAPSADPDVTIRTEGDKTIQEYRQNGFLYAIKVTPKNGKPYFLVRADGTDANFIRSDQPDMLIPSWKIFEW
- the polA gene encoding DNA polymerase I, yielding MSQAPLVLVDGSSYLYRAFHALPPLTTSKGLPTGAVKGVLNMLKSLRKQYPDSPFAVVFDAKGGTFRDALYAEYKANRPSMPDDMRVQIEPLHASVKALGFPLLCVDNVEADDVIGTLARSSAAADRPVVISTGDKDMAQLVDGHITLVNTMTGSSLDVAGVKEKFGVAPEQIIDYLALMGDSSDNIPGVPGIGPKTASGLLVGVNGGLTELYAQLDIVATLPIRGAKTLAAKLEEHKEMAFLSYELATIKTDVPLDIGLDDLQMGTPDHEKLAELYTLLEFKSWFEDNQRDAKRAGQEIVEVADEPAADVEKRYDLILDQASFDAWLAKLEKAPLFSLVTQTNGGDAQHSQLVGLSFAVAPFEAAYLPLTHSYMGVPEQLDRDTVLKALKPLLENPDKLKVGQHAKFEINILANCAIDGDQNNGILVQGIAFDTMLESYVLDSTATRHDMDSLALKYLGQSKTDIQDIAGKGVKQLSFDQISLELAGQYAAEDADVTFRLHQALQEKLAVTPSLGKVLNEIEMPLMPVLARIERQGALVDANLLGAQSVELGEKLVALEREAFAIAGEEFNLGSPKQLGVILYEKLGLPVLSKTAKGQASTAEAVLAELAEQDYPLPKVLMQYRSLSKLKSTYTDRLPEQINSRTGRIHTSYQQAVAATGRLSSIDPNLQNIPIRTAEGRRIRQAFVAPKGYKLLAADYSQIELRIMAHLAKDAGLLHAFRNDLDVHRATAAEVFGVELDAVSHDQRRSAKAINFGLIYGMSAFGLAKQIGVDRKQSQAYIDRYFARYPGVLEYMERTRAQAAEQGFVETIFGRRLYLPDINAKNPALRKGAERTAINAPMQGTAADIIKKAMVAVDGWLATSGLDAKVILQVHDELVLEVREDLVDQVSAEIRQHMSAAATLDVPLLVEVGVGNNWDEAH
- the yihA gene encoding ribosome biogenesis GTP-binding protein YihA/YsxC, with the translated sequence MQLKNPILGLCQQSTFMLSAAKVDQCPDDEGFEVAFAGRSNAGKSSALNTLTHASLARTSKTPGRTQLLNFFKLDDERRLVDLPGYGYAKVPIPLKQHWQRHLEAYLGSRESLKGLILMMDIRHPMTDFDLLMLDWAVASGMPMHILLTKADKLTYGAAKNTLLKVQSEIRKGWGDTITIQLFSAPKRMGLEEAYTVLADWMELADKGSETAE